A stretch of Candidatus Vicinibacter affinis DNA encodes these proteins:
- a CDS encoding SusC/RagA family TonB-linked outer membrane protein yields the protein MAIGIVSAQRLVKGTVTDKEGVAVIGANVVAKGTNIGTITNENGAYALSVPEGVTTLVFTYTGYVSQEIALGASNMVDVSLAEGVLLNETVVTALGISREKKTLGYAASEVDNSVLGQTRNANVLDALSSRVPGLSIQTNSGSPGASSSINIRGFASVTGRTEPLFVIDGVPVNNRTINGITNLNNPNDDFNRSADYGNQFSDLNVADVETATVLRGSAATALYGSRGAAGVILITTKSGKRSKDKLGVEYTGNIGVSQVLRVPHLQNTYGQGWSGLFAYEENGSWGPRADGVDRLWGNVVDNSQLLKPFKVLDDNLKDFFELGRETSHSVGISGSNGNSHFRLGYTYLNNDGVVPLDGDKLVRNSLSFNGGTSFGKLTVNTGVIFSVKDLDAVATGQGDDAGAGKVIWQEIIQVPRDHSIVDYADYKNKFYNVDNFHTLYAQNPYFILNETGNNYNENKTIGNIGLEYELLKGLKAKWNVGGDFANGSIFEYGNVSKITAGAPNDPANDVVGKVAEATITNRQINSDLTLAYKFDLTEDLDLDLLVGQNANETTFKSFSTEITNLSIPGYYNLSNTTTQPVTATARTKRRLVGVFGMATLGFRDWLYLGLQGRNDWSSTLPKDNNSFFYPGVTVSAVLSDAFEMSNYFDFLKLRAGYAFTGNDAQPYRINSVYGAAQARAGGFGFINFPIGGFNSFEIGDRIGNKSLKPELTSELEFGVEAQMFKRRIGLDLSVYDKRTKDQIIEIDVDPTSGYRSQVINLGEIKNAGFEAMIDLVPVRTTNFEWGVNFNYSRNRNEVLSLGDSEGTSILLNDAYNVELRAEVGKPVGTIYTPDVQRTADGKIVVNPATGLPLQSAAKVLRGSINPDFSTGFGTYLKFKNWTLNANADYRKGGLFYSYTARLNYFVGNAWNSQYNDRQPWIVPNSVVDNGDGTFSENTTPISRSDVFTYYGATPSYEYNHILDKTFFKLRNVSLTYALPTGWFKGSINNVSVTAWGRNLLLWTPSDNHFVDPESNTFGTSLASQLGEFSTGPSTSSYGITLNIKY from the coding sequence ATGGCTATAGGTATTGTGTCTGCACAACGCTTGGTGAAAGGAACAGTTACTGACAAAGAAGGTGTTGCCGTTATTGGTGCAAATGTGGTGGCCAAGGGCACCAATATTGGAACCATAACAAATGAAAACGGGGCTTATGCCCTAAGTGTCCCAGAAGGCGTTACTACTTTGGTATTTACATACACCGGGTATGTTTCTCAGGAAATTGCCTTAGGGGCAAGCAACATGGTGGATGTTTCCTTAGCCGAAGGTGTTTTACTTAATGAAACAGTTGTAACAGCTTTAGGTATTTCTAGGGAGAAAAAAACCCTGGGTTATGCAGCTTCTGAAGTTGATAATTCTGTTTTAGGTCAGACAAGAAATGCCAACGTATTGGATGCCTTGTCATCAAGAGTACCCGGATTATCAATCCAAACCAATTCTGGTTCTCCTGGGGCATCATCTTCCATCAACATCAGAGGTTTTGCCTCGGTGACAGGGAGGACTGAGCCATTATTTGTGATCGATGGAGTTCCGGTTAATAACAGAACTATTAACGGAATTACAAACCTGAACAATCCAAATGATGATTTTAATCGGTCTGCGGACTATGGAAATCAGTTTTCAGATTTGAATGTGGCTGATGTGGAAACAGCAACTGTGTTAAGAGGAAGTGCTGCTACTGCACTTTATGGTAGTAGAGGAGCTGCTGGGGTCATATTGATCACTACAAAATCCGGAAAGAGATCCAAGGATAAACTTGGTGTGGAATACACCGGTAATATTGGAGTTTCCCAAGTTCTTAGGGTTCCTCATTTACAAAACACTTATGGTCAGGGATGGAGTGGATTGTTTGCTTACGAAGAAAATGGGTCCTGGGGCCCAAGAGCAGATGGTGTTGACAGACTTTGGGGGAATGTTGTGGATAACTCCCAGTTGTTAAAACCATTTAAAGTGTTGGATGATAACCTAAAAGATTTCTTTGAGTTAGGGCGTGAGACTTCGCATTCTGTTGGTATAAGCGGTTCAAATGGAAATTCTCATTTCCGACTTGGTTATACCTATTTGAACAATGATGGAGTTGTTCCATTGGATGGCGATAAATTGGTAAGAAATTCACTTTCGTTTAATGGGGGAACCTCATTCGGTAAGCTCACAGTGAATACAGGTGTAATATTCAGCGTGAAAGATTTAGATGCAGTAGCAACTGGTCAGGGCGATGACGCCGGAGCAGGAAAAGTCATTTGGCAAGAAATTATTCAAGTTCCAAGAGATCATTCAATTGTAGATTACGCGGATTACAAGAACAAATTCTACAATGTTGACAATTTCCATACTCTGTATGCCCAAAATCCATATTTCATCTTGAATGAAACGGGTAATAATTACAATGAAAATAAAACCATTGGAAATATTGGCTTGGAATATGAATTATTGAAAGGTCTTAAGGCCAAATGGAATGTTGGGGGTGATTTTGCCAATGGATCAATCTTCGAATATGGCAACGTTTCTAAAATCACAGCAGGAGCGCCAAACGATCCTGCAAATGATGTAGTAGGAAAAGTTGCGGAGGCGACTATCACGAACAGACAAATCAATTCCGATCTTACCCTTGCTTATAAATTTGACCTTACAGAAGATCTTGATTTAGATCTATTAGTAGGTCAAAATGCGAATGAAACTACTTTTAAAAGTTTCTCTACAGAGATTACCAATCTATCCATTCCTGGATATTACAATCTGTCAAACACAACAACACAGCCAGTTACGGCAACAGCTCGTACCAAAAGAAGGTTGGTTGGAGTCTTTGGAATGGCCACGTTAGGCTTTAGAGATTGGTTGTACTTGGGATTGCAAGGAAGAAACGACTGGTCCAGTACACTTCCAAAGGATAATAACTCTTTCTTTTATCCGGGGGTTACTGTTAGTGCTGTACTTTCTGATGCATTTGAAATGTCCAATTATTTTGACTTCCTTAAGTTAAGAGCAGGGTATGCCTTTACAGGAAATGATGCTCAACCTTACCGTATCAACAGTGTGTATGGTGCCGCTCAAGCAAGAGCAGGCGGATTTGGATTTATCAATTTCCCAATAGGTGGATTTAATTCATTTGAAATTGGAGACAGAATTGGAAATAAAAGTTTGAAGCCAGAGCTCACCTCTGAATTGGAGTTTGGAGTTGAAGCACAAATGTTTAAAAGAAGAATAGGTCTTGATCTTTCTGTTTATGATAAAAGAACTAAAGATCAAATAATTGAAATCGATGTAGATCCAACAAGTGGATATCGTTCACAGGTTATTAATTTGGGAGAAATTAAGAATGCAGGTTTTGAAGCAATGATTGATTTGGTTCCTGTTAGGACTACAAATTTTGAATGGGGTGTTAATTTTAATTACAGCAGAAACAGAAATGAAGTTTTGTCTTTAGGTGATTCAGAAGGTACTTCCATTTTGCTAAATGATGCTTACAATGTTGAGTTGAGAGCAGAAGTTGGCAAACCCGTTGGAACCATTTATACACCGGATGTTCAAAGAACTGCAGATGGAAAGATTGTGGTAAATCCTGCTACAGGTCTTCCGCTTCAATCTGCTGCAAAAGTATTAAGAGGGTCTATAAATCCTGATTTTTCAACTGGTTTCGGAACCTATTTAAAATTCAAAAATTGGACTTTAAATGCCAATGCAGACTATCGTAAAGGTGGATTATTTTATTCTTACACAGCAAGGTTGAATTATTTTGTTGGTAATGCCTGGAATTCTCAATATAATGACAGACAACCTTGGATAGTTCCTAATTCTGTGGTCGATAATGGAGATGGTACTTTTTCCGAAAATACTACTCCAATTTCACGTTCTGATGTTTTTACCTATTATGGTGCAACTCCATCCTATGAGTACAACCACATTTTGGATAAAACCTTTTTTAAGCTAAGAAACGTGTCTTTGACTTACGCCCTTCCAACAGGATGGTTTAAAGGTTCGATAAATAATGTTTCCGTAACTGCATGGGGTAGAAACCTGTTGTTGTGGACTCCATCAGATAATCACTTTGTAGATCCTGAATCAAATACTTTTGGTACTTCTTTGGCTAGCCAGTTGGGTGAATTTTCAACCGGGCCTTCTACAAGTAGCTATGGTATTACTTTAAACATTAAATATTAA